A stretch of the Halomonas sp. BDJS001 genome encodes the following:
- the prfB gene encoding peptide chain release factor 2 (programmed frameshift): MLETNPIHNQLKDLSERTDVLRGYLDYAEKKDRLEEVTRELEDPNVWNDPDYAQKLGKERASLEAIVATIDELEQGLGDSRDLLELAEMEEDEGTVEEVCKELESMQAALEKLEFRRMFSGEMDQNNAYLEIQSGSGGTEAQDWANILLRMYLRWADSHGFKADITEISAGEVAGIKSATVHIQGDYAFGWLRTETGVHRLVRKSPFDSGGRRHTSFASVFLSPEIDDSFEVEINPSDLRIDTYRSSGAGGQHVNTTDSAVRITHEPTGIVVACQGQRSQHANRDFAMKQLKARLWEHEMQKRNAAKQEAEDSKADIGWGSQIRSYVLDDQRIKDLRTGVQSSNCDKVLDGDIDQFIVASLKQGL, translated from the exons ATGTTGGAAACCAATCCGATTCACAACCAGCTTAAGGACCTGTCTGAGCGGACAGACGTTCTTAGGGGGTATCTT GACTATGCCGAGAAGAAAGATCGGCTAGAAGAGGTCACCCGCGAACTGGAAGATCCCAATGTCTGGAACGATCCAGACTACGCGCAGAAGTTAGGCAAAGAGCGCGCCTCCCTCGAAGCCATTGTGGCGACCATTGATGAGCTTGAGCAGGGCCTTGGCGATAGCCGGGATCTGCTGGAGCTTGCCGAAATGGAAGAGGATGAAGGCACCGTCGAAGAAGTGTGCAAAGAGCTGGAGAGCATGCAGGCGGCGTTAGAAAAGCTGGAGTTTCGGCGCATGTTTTCCGGTGAAATGGATCAGAACAACGCCTACCTGGAAATTCAGTCCGGCTCTGGTGGCACCGAAGCTCAGGATTGGGCCAATATTTTATTGCGCATGTACCTGCGCTGGGCGGATAGTCACGGCTTCAAAGCCGATATCACCGAAATCTCTGCTGGCGAAGTGGCGGGCATTAAGTCGGCCACGGTGCATATCCAGGGCGATTACGCTTTCGGCTGGCTGCGTACTGAAACTGGCGTGCACCGGTTGGTACGTAAAAGCCCGTTTGATTCCGGTGGTCGTCGGCATACTTCCTTTGCTTCGGTATTCCTGTCGCCGGAAATTGACGACAGTTTCGAGGTGGAGATTAATCCTTCGGACTTACGCATCGATACCTACCGCTCCAGCGGCGCGGGCGGTCAGCACGTAAACACCACCGATTCGGCCGTGCGGATTACCCACGAGCCGACTGGTATCGTGGTGGCCTGCCAGGGGCAACGCAGCCAGCACGCCAACCGCGATTTTGCCATGAAGCAGTTGAAAGCGCGGTTGTGGGAACACGAGATGCAAAAGCGCAACGCCGCCAAGCAGGAGGCCGAGGACTCCAAAGCTGACATCGGCTGGGGAAGCCAGATTCGCTCTTACGTGCTGGATGATCAGCGCATCAAGGATTTACGCACCGGCGTGCAGTCCAGTAACTGCGATAAAGTGCTCGACGGGGATATTGATCAATTTATCGTCGCTAGCTTGAAGCAAGGTTTGTAA
- the lysS gene encoding lysine--tRNA ligase, whose protein sequence is MANQDASPADNENHLIAERRAKLTARRERAAEQGKSAFPNDFRRDSLTVELQNAFGDKDKAELEALDHHAAVAGRVMRQRGPFIVIQDVAGQIQLYVDKKGLPADVLEDVKSWDIGDIVAAHGPVHKSGKGDLYVMMKEAQLLTKSLRPLPDKFHGLTDMEARYRQRYVDLIMNPQSRKVFETRAAVVSSMRRFFEARGFMEVETPMLQPIPGGAAARPFITHHNALDIDMYLRIAPELYLKRLVVGGFEKVFEINRNFRNEGLSTRHNPEFTMVEFYWAYADYRDLLDMTEAMLRTAAEEVLGNAVIEYQGASYDFGKPFARLTLRQAILDHGDGIADSDLDSLEAARATAEKLGIKVKESWGLGKVQTEIFEEVAEHKLDQPTFITEYPAEVSPLARRNDANPFVTDRFEFFVGGREIANGFSELNDAEDQAERFRAQSAEKDAGDLEAMYYDADYVRALEYGMPPTAGEGIGIDRLVMLFTDSASIRDVLLFPAMRPEVD, encoded by the coding sequence ATGGCTAACCAAGACGCGTCTCCTGCAGACAACGAAAACCACCTGATCGCCGAGCGCCGTGCCAAGTTGACTGCTCGCCGTGAGCGCGCCGCTGAGCAGGGAAAGAGTGCGTTTCCCAATGATTTTCGCCGCGACAGCCTAACCGTCGAGCTGCAAAATGCCTTCGGTGATAAAGACAAGGCCGAGCTTGAAGCGCTGGATCACCACGCCGCTGTGGCTGGTCGTGTAATGCGTCAACGTGGCCCCTTCATCGTCATTCAGGACGTGGCCGGGCAGATCCAGCTCTACGTGGATAAAAAGGGCCTGCCCGCCGACGTGCTGGAAGACGTTAAAAGCTGGGATATCGGTGACATCGTCGCTGCCCACGGGCCGGTGCATAAATCCGGCAAGGGCGATCTGTACGTGATGATGAAGGAGGCGCAGCTGCTCACCAAGAGCCTGCGCCCGCTGCCGGATAAGTTTCACGGCCTCACCGATATGGAAGCCCGCTATCGTCAGCGCTATGTGGATCTGATCATGAATCCGCAGTCGCGTAAGGTGTTTGAAACCCGCGCAGCGGTGGTCAGCTCTATGCGCCGCTTCTTTGAAGCGCGCGGTTTTATGGAAGTGGAAACGCCGATGCTGCAGCCGATTCCTGGCGGTGCGGCGGCGCGCCCCTTCATTACCCACCACAATGCGCTGGATATCGATATGTATCTGCGTATCGCTCCGGAGCTTTACCTCAAGCGCCTGGTGGTGGGCGGTTTTGAAAAAGTGTTTGAGATTAACCGCAACTTCCGTAACGAAGGTCTTTCGACCCGCCACAACCCAGAGTTCACCATGGTGGAGTTCTACTGGGCTTACGCGGATTACCGCGACCTGCTGGATATGACCGAAGCGATGCTGCGCACCGCCGCTGAAGAAGTGCTCGGTAACGCAGTGATTGAGTATCAGGGCGCGAGCTACGATTTCGGCAAACCTTTTGCCCGTTTGACGCTGCGTCAGGCGATTCTTGATCACGGTGACGGCATTGCCGACAGTGACTTGGATTCGCTGGAAGCGGCGCGGGCCACCGCCGAAAAGCTCGGCATCAAGGTCAAAGAGAGCTGGGGCCTGGGTAAAGTACAAACAGAGATCTTTGAAGAGGTGGCCGAGCATAAGCTCGACCAGCCGACCTTTATCACCGAATATCCGGCGGAAGTGAGTCCGCTTGCCCGGCGTAATGACGCTAATCCCTTCGTCACCGACCGCTTTGAGTTCTTTGTGGGCGGGCGCGAAATCGCCAACGGTTTCTCAGAGCTCAACGACGCCGAAGACCAGGCCGAGCGCTTCCGTGCTCAGTCCGCGGAAAAAGATGCCGGCGACCTGGAAGCGATGTACTACGATGCAGATTACGTGCGTGCGTTGGAGTACGGCATGCCGCCCACCGCGGGCGAAGGCATCGGTATCGACCGTCTGGTGATGCTGTTCACCGACAGCGCCTCGATTCGCGATGTATTGCTGTTCCCGGCGATGCGCCCTGAAGTGGACTAA